Proteins co-encoded in one Candidatus Poribacteria bacterium genomic window:
- a CDS encoding phytanoyl-CoA dioxygenase family protein translates to MSITDAQKKQLDEQGCIVIPDVLSDEEIEVYRTDILRLAEEEKQNGLARQHTDGRGQHVRWLVNKGQMYEKLVARSKVMPFFEHLLGPDYTLSTLTSNIIDPGAPDGGYHVDSVLGSMPEPLPSFPLVANSLWLLDDFTPENGGTRHVPGIHLQRIKPPPGTTHHPDEVRLSAPKGSVFLFNGAIWHSAGANKTDRQRIALICFCCRSFIKPMFDFVHHLNPEVVERATPTMRRIYGFDSQPQPPDQPAR, encoded by the coding sequence ATGAGTATCACCGACGCACAAAAGAAGCAGCTGGACGAACAGGGATGTATCGTCATTCCAGACGTGCTTTCCGATGAGGAAATCGAGGTCTATAGAACCGATATACTCAGGTTGGCAGAGGAGGAGAAGCAGAACGGGTTGGCGCGTCAACATACCGACGGGCGTGGACAGCATGTTCGCTGGTTGGTGAACAAAGGACAGATGTATGAAAAACTCGTTGCCAGATCCAAGGTGATGCCCTTCTTTGAACATCTCCTCGGTCCCGATTATACGCTCAGCACCCTTACCTCTAACATTATTGATCCGGGCGCACCAGATGGTGGCTACCACGTTGATAGCGTGTTAGGGTCTATGCCGGAGCCGCTGCCCAGTTTCCCACTGGTCGCCAACAGCCTCTGGCTGCTCGACGATTTCACACCGGAGAACGGCGGCACACGCCATGTTCCCGGCATCCATCTTCAGCGAATCAAGCCACCTCCCGGCACGACGCACCACCCCGATGAGGTCCGACTCTCTGCCCCGAAAGGTTCCGTATTTCTGTTCAACGGTGCGATATGGCATTCCGCGGGTGCCAACAAAACCGATCGACAGCGCATCGCGTTGATCTGTTTCTGTTGCCGTTCTTTTATCAAACCGATGTTCGACTTCGTGCATCATCTCAACCCGGAAGTCGTTGAGCGCGCTACCCCCACCATGCGCCGAATCTACGGGTTCGATTCCCAACCTCAACCCCCAGATCAACCCGCGCGGTAA
- a CDS encoding DUF362 domain-containing protein encodes MEKQFKVRAAHCDYRATEEEIYQTLRRITDPLTRAWKPIETAKKVVMKFNMMKPPERIIYYEGRRRELVDDATCRAVLRLIKEHTTAQLIATDTNPYTHGHRMPPDFNYLHHLKEFDVQFVDSNLPPFKDYDVPGGGSMFDRYTLSACFDDADAVVSVAKMKNHAFMGITLCTKNLFGLPPMLLPEGRTRSYYHHLIRLSYVLPDLALITKPCLNIIDALTGQWGREWGGEGRICNALIAGDHPISTDTVGMHLMGHDPQSDWPTPPFKRDRNHILIAAQRGYGTVNLDEIDWESEVEAPLAEFDSVETDTPETVANWRKTTCEQGLVYQENQKDLIDRYRDNFIYMQGGEVVWSGPDPSNLGSRRQLSGEKKDSALWLKLVDAEEHEGERFNVYEECLKNFAA; translated from the coding sequence ATGGAAAAACAGTTCAAAGTTAGAGCAGCACATTGTGATTATCGCGCAACGGAAGAGGAGATCTATCAAACGCTCCGTCGCATCACCGACCCGCTCACCCGTGCTTGGAAACCGATTGAAACCGCCAAGAAGGTGGTCATGAAATTCAACATGATGAAGCCACCTGAGCGGATTATCTATTACGAGGGTCGGCGGCGAGAATTGGTAGATGATGCCACCTGTCGTGCCGTGCTGCGGCTGATTAAGGAGCATACGACCGCGCAGCTTATCGCGACGGACACAAACCCTTACACGCACGGACATCGGATGCCGCCTGATTTCAATTACCTGCACCATTTGAAAGAATTTGATGTGCAGTTCGTTGATTCCAACTTACCACCTTTCAAGGACTATGATGTTCCGGGTGGTGGTTCAATGTTCGACCGCTATACACTGAGTGCATGTTTTGACGATGCAGATGCGGTCGTCTCCGTGGCGAAGATGAAGAACCACGCCTTCATGGGGATTACCTTATGCACCAAAAATCTATTCGGTTTGCCGCCGATGCTGCTCCCAGAAGGCAGGACCCGGAGTTATTACCACCATCTCATCCGTCTCTCCTATGTGCTTCCGGACCTGGCACTTATCACGAAACCGTGCCTCAATATTATCGACGCATTAACGGGACAGTGGGGACGCGAATGGGGCGGCGAAGGCAGAATCTGTAACGCACTCATCGCAGGCGATCACCCGATCTCCACAGATACCGTTGGCATGCACCTAATGGGACACGATCCGCAATCTGATTGGCCCACACCGCCCTTCAAACGCGATCGGAACCATATCTTGATCGCCGCACAGCGTGGATACGGCACCGTCAACTTGGACGAGATTGATTGGGAGAGTGAAGTTGAAGCACCTTTAGCCGAATTTGATTCTGTCGAAACAGATACGCCAGAAACGGTTGCCAATTGGCGGAAAACGACGTGTGAACAGGGATTGGTCTATCAAGAGAACCAGAAAGACCTTATTGACCGGTATCGTGATAACTTCATCTATATGCAAGGCGGCGAAGTCGTCTGGAGCGGACCGGATCCATCGAATCTCGGCAGCCGTCGGCAGCTGAGCGGTGAAAAGAAGGACAGTGCGCTCTGGCTCAAACTCGTCGATGCTGAGGAGCATGAGGGTGAACGTTTTAACGTCTACGAGGAGTGCTTGAAAAACTTTGCTGCATAG
- a CDS encoding Uma2 family endonuclease, with translation METHPNARHIPYAPTETADLYPESDGKPMAETDMHAVAIIDLRQRFDGFFADNPDTYVSGTLMMYDVEGPSRTAVSPDILVSFGIGKKLRRTYKVWEEGKPPDFVMEFSSKGTFQNDLGHKMAHYASMGIPEYFLCDIDRRYLPTPLMGFRLKGETYERIPENVDGSIPSVTLGVSFHLLDEGLAVYAEAMGHWLQTPAEAAEAAEQRAEQEAAARAREAAARAEAEAEVSRLREELEHLKARLSDN, from the coding sequence ATGGAAACGCACCCAAATGCACGCCACATCCCTTACGCTCCCACAGAAACTGCCGACCTATACCCTGAATCGGATGGGAAACCTATGGCTGAAACGGATATGCACGCAGTGGCTATCATCGATTTACGGCAACGTTTTGACGGCTTCTTCGCGGATAACCCGGATACTTATGTCTCCGGGACTCTCATGATGTATGATGTAGAGGGCCCCAGCCGCACAGCCGTTTCACCCGATATCCTCGTCTCTTTCGGTATAGGCAAGAAACTCCGCCGCACCTATAAGGTGTGGGAAGAGGGAAAGCCGCCAGACTTCGTGATGGAGTTTTCGAGCAAAGGAACGTTTCAAAATGACTTAGGGCATAAAATGGCACATTACGCGTCAATGGGAATACCAGAGTATTTTCTCTGCGATATAGATAGACGCTATTTGCCCACACCGCTGATGGGGTTTCGCCTCAAAGGTGAGACTTATGAGCGGATACCCGAGAATGTAGATGGTAGTATTCCTTCTGTGACATTAGGCGTATCGTTCCATCTGTTGGATGAAGGATTAGCCGTTTATGCGGAGGCGATGGGACACTGGCTGCAAACGCCTGCTGAGGCGGCAGAGGCAGCAGAGCAGCGCGCAGAACAAGAAGCCGCCGCACGCGCGCGTGAAGCCGCCGCACGCGCCGAAGCGGAAGCGGAAGTCTCGCGCCTGCGCGAAGAACTCGAGCATCTCAAAGCGCGCTTGTCAGATAACTAA